The sequence GTCGTTGTGGCCGGCCCAGCCGCCACCGCGTTGCTCGACACCGCCACCACCCGCGGTGGTGCGGTCTGGCTTGCCGGCCCGGCGGGTGACGAGTCGCTCGCCCGGGAGCTGGGCCTGCGCCTGGCCCGAGAACCGGGGCTCGCCGAGCTGGAGTTGCTGTACGGATCGTGGGATCCGCCCGGAGCACGGCTGCTCGACGCGGTGGCGGTGCTGGACCGGCTCGCGTCGCCCGGGGGCGACCCGTGGAAGCGGGCGCAGACCCACCGCAGCCTCGCCAGTTTCCTGGTGGAAGAGTGCTACGAGGCGTACGACGCGATCAGCGCCGGAGACACCGACGCGCTCCGCGAGGAGCTCGGGGACGTGTTGCTCCAGGTGGTTCTGCATGCTCGGCTCGCTGAGGAACTGCCCGAGGGCGAGCGGTGGAGCGTGGACGACGTGGCCGGGGGCCTGGTCGACAAGATGGTGCGGCGCAACCCGCACGTCTTCGCCGAGGAGCAGGCCGGCACCCTTGCCCAGATCGAGGAGAACTGGGAGCGGATCAAGCGGGCGGAGAAGGCACGCGGCTCGGTGCTGGACGGTATCGCCCTGAGTCAGCCCGCCCTCGCCCTGGCCGCCAAGATTCTGGAACGGGCCGGTCGGATCGGCCTGTCCGTCCCGCAGCCCGCGCCCGGCCCGGACGCCGACCCGGGGGACCGCCTCGGCGCGGAGCTGCTGCGGACCGTCGCCGAGGCCCGTGCCGCTGGTCTGGACCCGGAGGCGTCCCTCCGCCGCGTCGCCCTCGCCCACGCCGGGTCCGTCCGCGCCGCCGAGAGCGCTGCCGGCGGCGGCAGCTGAGGGCACTGGCCCGAGTCGCTCTTCGGGCAACGGGACGGTGTGACGTCAGCCGACGATCCGTTCGGCCGGCACCCGGTTAGGGTCGGGGACATGTTTGTCGAGCGCGCTGAGCGGATCATCGACGCGTTGCTGGAGAGCCGGCCGGGGTTGGCCGCCGCGGCCGGGGACCACCGGTACGACGACCGGTTGCCGGACTGGTCCACCGACCACGTGGCCGCGGACCGGGAGATGCTGCGTGAGGCTGGAGACGCTCTGGCCGAGGTGGACCCGGAATCCCTGCCGGTCGCGGAGTCGGTAGACCATGCTCTGCTCAGCGCGCTTGTCGACCGGGAGCTTTTCGAGTCGACCGAGATCCGGGCGCACGAGTGGGATCCGCTGTGCCACAACCCGGGCATGCTGCTGCACGCCCTGCTCGCCCGCCCATACGCCCCCGCCGAGGTGCGGCTGACCCACCTGGCGGGTCGGCTGGCCGCCGTACCGGACGCGCTGGCGACCGCACGTAGGACGCTGAGCGACATTCCACGCATCCACGCCGAGACGGCGGTGGGGCAGTTCCTCGGCACGGCCGCGCTGATCCGGGACCAGGTTCCGGTGCTGTTGGCCGAGGCGCCGACGCTGCGGGGCCGTGTCGAGCCGACAGCCCGCGCGGCGGCGACGGCCTGCGCCCAGTTCGCCGACTGGCTGCGGGCCGGGCCGGCCGCCACCGCGGAACCGGGCCGGGACCCCCGGCTCGGGCGGCGCCGCTGGGAGGCGCGGCTCTGGCACACACTGGACACCGAGCTGACCGCCGCTGAGGTGCAGCGCCGGGCCTGGGCCAACCTGGAGCGGGTGACCGAGGAGATCCGCGCGGCGGCCGCCGAGTTGGTCGGTGGTCCGACCGACGACGAGACGGTACGCCGGGCGCTGGACCTGCTCGCCGCCGAGCATCCGGATGACCACACCATCGTCGAGCTGGCCTCGGTCACCCTGGACGAGGCGACCGACTTCGTCCGGGCACACGATCTGGTCACGTTGGTCGACGATCCCTGTGTGATCCAGGAGATGCCCGAATTTGCGCGGGGTGTGGCGGTGGCGTACTGCGACTCACCGGGCGCGCTGGAGACGGCGAACGTGCCGACGTTCTACTGCATCGCGCCCACGCCTTCCGAGTGGCCGGCGCACCGGGTGGAGTCGTTCTACCGCGAGTACAACGACCACATGATCCGTAACCTGACCGTGCACGAGGCGATGCCGGGGCACTTCCTTCAGCTCGCCCACGCCCGCCGGTACGCCGGCGGCAGCCCGGTCCGCGCGGTCGCCCGGTCCGGCCCGTTCGTCGAGGGCTGGGCGGTCTACGCCGAGGAGGTGATGGTCCGAGCCGGTTTCGGCGGCCTTCCGGTCCGGTTACAGCAGTTGAAGATGCAGCTACGGATGACCCTCAATGCACTGCTCGACCAGTTGACCCACTGCGAGGAGCTGGCCGAGGCGGAGGCGATGGCGCTGCTGACCGGGCGGGGTTTCCAGGAGGAGGGTGAGGCGGCGGGCAAGTGGCGGCGGGCCCTGCTGACCTCGACGCAGCTCTCCACGTACTTCGTCGGGTACTCGGAGGTCGCCGAGATCGCGGCCGCCCGCCCGGTGGGGGTTTCGGTGCGGCGCTGGCACGACGGGATGCTCGCCCACGACTGCCCGCCACCCCGACATCTGCGTACCTTGCTCGGAATCTGACCCCGGCCTCCGGCTGGTCAGCCGGAGGCCGGGCGGCTGAGGCATCCTGGTTGAGGATGCTATGACCATCGATTCATGGGTGCCCTCACCCCAGGGGCTACCGTGGACAAGCTGATGACGTGGGCCGATCTCCATCAACCTCGCTGACCCCGTATCACCTGACGCCTTTCCGTTATAGGCGGAGGTGGCCCTGGAAGGGTCAATGCTCGTCGTAGTGATCCTCGTGCGCGAAGTGCCGGTGACCATGATGGATGTAGTCGAGGTGGTCGCCGTGCGGCACCGGGGAGTGACCGCAGCCGTCCCCGTGGACATGGTCGTGCTCCTCGGCGACTGTGTGCTCGCCTGACATGCACTCGTCGTAGTGATCGTCGTGCGCGCGGTGGACGTGCCCGTCATGAAGATAGTCGGTATGTCCGTTGTGTCGAATCGACACGTGACCGCACCTGTCGCCGTGACGGTGCTCGTGCGCCTCGGCGGGGCGGTGCTCCTCGGTGTTGCACTCGTCGTAGTGCCCGTCGTGCGCGTGGTGCAGGTGGCCGTCGTGCACGAAGTCCACGTGCCCGAGATGCTGCACGCTCGCGTGTCCGCAACCCGGCCCGTGGGTGTGGCTGTGCTCGCCGGTGTGCGTGCGGTGGATGGCGTCGGTGTTCATGTGATCCCCCCGAAGATTGCCTGCGTACCGACGGTACATGCACTAGTACGCATTTGTTTGGTGATCGGAAGACGATCTTGCCGTTTGTGGACTGCCGACCTACGCCGCGACCACGACGCCGCCCTCGGCGTCCTAACCCTGCCGTTCCGTCGTCGAAGGACACGTCGACCACCTCAAGGTGATCGGACAACGGATCTGTGGTTACACGAACCTTGACCCGCTCCACAGGTGGATCCTGCTGATCTGGCAGTGTCAGCCCGGGTCATGAAGAATCTGATGGCGGAGACGGCGACTCAGATTCGGGCGTGACGCGAGTCGGCCCCTGTGTGGGTATGAAAGCGAATATTTAGCACAAACCGGGCTAGGGTGACGCCGGGTTAAGCCTGCTGTCTACCACGTCGGCCTCCGCCGGCGGCTCGAAGATCGAGCCGTCCGCGGTCTCCCGGTAGCCGGTCAGCGTCGCGGTGACCAGTTCGCCGTCAAGGTAACCGGTGAAGCTGCCCAGTGCCCCCTCGGCGGTGATGCATGCGGAGAATTCGTCGGCCGGCCGGCGCACCTCGACGCAGGTCGCCTGCCGCCCGGCCAGGATGGTGTCGCTGCTGGTGATGGCGGACTCCGGGTCCAGGGCGGCGGCGGTCAGCAACTCCATCACCGCCGGCGGAGTGACCAGCCCCTGCCCCTTGGCCGCGGCGAAGACGGCCACCGCGGGCTTGGCCGGGTTGGCCGGTGGCGGTTCGAGCGTGCACGCCGTCCGCCCACCGGCGGTCTCGCACCGGGTCGTCGCCTCCTCGGTGGCGGTCAGTCGACCGGCCGTCCACCGGTACGTGGCGCGGGCCGGCTCCTGGTCCTGAGCGATGGTTGCTGTCCACCCGGACGCGAGTTGGTAGTCGGCCGTGTAGGTCCGGATCAGGGCCTCGTCCAGCCGGTACGCCAGGTTGTTGACCAGACCGGCGTGACTCATGGTCTGGCCGGCATCGTCGAGGCTTTGACAGCCGGTAACGGTGAGCGACGCGATGGCCGTAGCGGCGAGCAGGCGGAGTGGCGTCGAGGTGGCGGACATGACGACCAGCGTCGCTGATCGGGTCGAGCGCGCGCAAACTCCGCCCTAGGAGAATACGGGGACGTCGGGTGTGTCGCTGATTCAGATAGTCAGTGCCGGACGGCACGGCCAGGGATGCAACCGCCGGGTGCCGCGCCGCGCCCCATCGCCGCCCGATACGCTGCGTGCAACACCTTCCCAGCCGCACCGTCGCGGCGATGACCGATCGGCACACACACGAGGAGCGACTCAGTGGCAACCATCGAGGGAATCGTCGCCCGGGAGATTCTCGACTCACGGGGCAACCCGACCGTCGAGGTCGAAGTTGGGCTCGACGACGGTACGATCGCCCGTGCAGCAGTGCCCTCGGGCGCCTCCACCGGCGCCTTCGAGGCGGTCGAGCTGCGCGACGGTGAGAAGGACCGCTACCTCGGCAAGGGCGTTACCCAGGCGGTCTCGAACATTGAAGACAAGATCGTCGACGAGCTGATCGGGTACGAGGCCAGCGAGCAGCGGCTGATCGACCAGAAGATGCTCGACCTCGACGGTACGGACAACAAGAGCCAGCTGGGCGCCAACGCGATCCTGGGCGTCTCCCTGGCGGTGGCGAAGGCTGCCGCTAGCGCCGCTGAACTGAACCTCTTCCGTTACCTCGGTGGCCCGAACGCGCACCTGCTGCCGGTTCCGATGATGAACATTCTCAACGGTGGGGCGCACGCGGACTCCAACGTCGACATCCAGGAGTTCATGATCGCGCCGATCGGTGCGCCGACATTCCGTGAGGCTCTGCGTTCCGGCGCCGAGGTGTACCACGCGCTGAAGTCGGTGCTGAAGAAGAAGGATCTCGCCACCGGCCTCGGCGACGAGGGCGGCTTCGCGCCAAACCTACCGACCAACGCCGCCGCGCTGGACCTGATCTCGGAGGCGGTCGAGAAGGCGGGCTACCGGCTTGGCACGGACATCGTCTTCGCGCTCGATGTGGCGGCGACCGAGTTCTTCGAGAACGGCACCTACACCTTCGAGGGCGTCGAGAAGACCGCGGAGGAGATGAGCAGCTACTACACGAAGCTCGCCGACGCGTATCCGATCGTGTCGATCGAGGACCCGCTGGCCGAGGATGACTGGTCCGGTTGGCGGACGCTGACCGCCTCCGTCGGGGACCGGATCCAGATCGTCGGCGATGATCTGTTCGTCACGAACCCGCAGCGGATCGCCCGCGGTATCGCCGAGAACGCCGCCAACTCGGTCCTGGTGAAGGTCAACCAGATCGGTTCGCTCACCGAGACCCTGGACGCGGTGGACCTTGCCCACCGGGCCGGCTTCCGGTGCATGATGAGCCACCGTTCCGGCGAGACCGAGGACACCACCATCGCCGACCTGGCGGTCGCCACCGGCTGCGGTCAGATCAAGACTGGCGCACCGGCCCGCTCGGACCGGGTCGCAAAGTACAACCAGCTGCTGCGAATCGAGGAGGAGCTGGCTGACGCCGCGCGGTACGCCGGGTCGGGCGCGTTCCCGCGCTACCGTTCTGCCTGACGGACGCGCAACCTTCGGGGGAGGGCCAGAGGATGCAGCAGCGCCGTACGCCGGGCGGACAGCGTCCGGTCCGCCGGCCAGGTCGGGCCGGTCGATCGGGCGGTGCCCGGCCGGTCCGTGCGGGCGGTGTCCGCGCCGAGTCGCGGGCGACCGCCGGCCGGGTGCCGAGCGGTGTCCGGGGCGTCGACGGCGCCCGTTCGACGAACCGGCCCGCCGCTCGGCGGTCGGCCTCCGGGGGTGCGGTGAAGCGGCTCTCCGCACCCCGCCCCCGGCGGGGTGCGGGGCGGGCGACCGTGCTGGTTGCGGTGCTGATCGCCCTCGCTCTCGGCTACACCTACCCGGTCCGGGTCTACCTTGACCAGCAGGCTGACATCGCCCGGATGGAGGCCGCTCAGACGGCGCAGCGGGCGGAGATCGAGAGGCTTGCCGCCGAGGCCGCGAAGTGGCAGGACCCGAAGTACATTGAGGCCAAGGCGCGGGAACGCTTCTTCATGGGCCGCGACGGCGAGCAGCTGCTGATCGTGCTCTCCACCCCGGTAGAAGAGGCCGAGGCGGCGGATCAGCCCGCCGGGCCGGACGGCCCGGCCGGGGCCGACCGGTGGTACGACACGCTGTGGTCGAGCGTGACGGCCGCGGATCAGGAACGGCCCGGCGAGTGAGCGCTGCCACCGAACCAGGAAGGACACCGTGACAGTCGTACCACCGCAGGAGCCGGCGGCGTCCTCCGTGCCCTTGCCGCGGCGCGAGCCGGCCACGCCAGCCGACCTGGTCGCCGTGGCGGGTCAGCTCGGTCGCCCGCCCCGGGACACCCGGGCGGTGGCCCACCGCTGTCCGTGTGGCGTACCCGACGTGGTGGAGACGACACCGCGGCTCGCCGACGGCACGCCCTTCCCGACGTTGTTCTACCTGACCTGCCCCCGGGCGACGGCGGCCTGTAGCCGGCTGGAGTCAGCCGGGCTGATGAAGGAGATGGCCGACCGGCTCGTGGAGGATCCGGAGTTGGCCGCCCGCTACCGCGCCGCGCACGAGGACTACCTTCGGCGCCGGGAGGCGATCGGTCATGTGCCGGAGATCGCCGGAATCTCCGCCGGCGGGATGCCGGATCGGGTCAAGTGCCTGCACGTGCACCTCGGGCATGCGCTCGCGGCCGGTCCCGGTGTCAACCCGTTCGGGGACGAGGTGCTGAGGCTGGTCGAGCCGTGGTGGGCGGGGGGACCATGCGTGGCCGTGCCGGCGGACGAGTGAGATGACCGCTGCCGGCGGGATCGTGGTCCGTCGGGCCAGGACGGCGGACGTTCGGGGGATCCGACGGCTGATCGACACGTACGCCGACGGCCGGCGGCTACTCAGTAAGGCGACAGTGACTCTGTACGAGGATGTGCAGGAGTTCCGGGTCGCGGTGACACCCGCCGGAGACGTGGTTGGCTGTGGTGCCCTGCACGTCATGTG comes from Salinispora tropica CNB-440 and encodes:
- a CDS encoding FtsB family cell division protein, which gives rise to MQQRRTPGGQRPVRRPGRAGRSGGARPVRAGGVRAESRATAGRVPSGVRGVDGARSTNRPAARRSASGGAVKRLSAPRPRRGAGRATVLVAVLIALALGYTYPVRVYLDQQADIARMEAAQTAQRAEIERLAAEAAKWQDPKYIEAKARERFFMGRDGEQLLIVLSTPVEEAEAADQPAGPDGPAGADRWYDTLWSSVTAADQERPGE
- a CDS encoding DUF885 domain-containing protein, whose amino-acid sequence is MFVERAERIIDALLESRPGLAAAAGDHRYDDRLPDWSTDHVAADREMLREAGDALAEVDPESLPVAESVDHALLSALVDRELFESTEIRAHEWDPLCHNPGMLLHALLARPYAPAEVRLTHLAGRLAAVPDALATARRTLSDIPRIHAETAVGQFLGTAALIRDQVPVLLAEAPTLRGRVEPTARAAATACAQFADWLRAGPAATAEPGRDPRLGRRRWEARLWHTLDTELTAAEVQRRAWANLERVTEEIRAAAAELVGGPTDDETVRRALDLLAAEHPDDHTIVELASVTLDEATDFVRAHDLVTLVDDPCVIQEMPEFARGVAVAYCDSPGALETANVPTFYCIAPTPSEWPAHRVESFYREYNDHMIRNLTVHEAMPGHFLQLAHARRYAGGSPVRAVARSGPFVEGWAVYAEEVMVRAGFGGLPVRLQQLKMQLRMTLNALLDQLTHCEELAEAEAMALLTGRGFQEEGEAAGKWRRALLTSTQLSTYFVGYSEVAEIAAARPVGVSVRRWHDGMLAHDCPPPRHLRTLLGI
- a CDS encoding nucleoside triphosphate pyrophosphohydrolase, producing MAARIILLVTSPRLPAGLLTAAAWDVVRQNPVLAGAESEVTAALRAAGAEVVVVAGPAATALLDTATTRGGAVWLAGPAGDESLARELGLRLAREPGLAELELLYGSWDPPGARLLDAVAVLDRLASPGGDPWKRAQTHRSLASFLVEECYEAYDAISAGDTDALREELGDVLLQVVLHARLAEELPEGERWSVDDVAGGLVDKMVRRNPHVFAEEQAGTLAQIEENWERIKRAEKARGSVLDGIALSQPALALAAKILERAGRIGLSVPQPAPGPDADPGDRLGAELLRTVAEARAAGLDPEASLRRVALAHAGSVRAAESAAGGGS
- the eno gene encoding phosphopyruvate hydratase — protein: MATIEGIVAREILDSRGNPTVEVEVGLDDGTIARAAVPSGASTGAFEAVELRDGEKDRYLGKGVTQAVSNIEDKIVDELIGYEASEQRLIDQKMLDLDGTDNKSQLGANAILGVSLAVAKAAASAAELNLFRYLGGPNAHLLPVPMMNILNGGAHADSNVDIQEFMIAPIGAPTFREALRSGAEVYHALKSVLKKKDLATGLGDEGGFAPNLPTNAAALDLISEAVEKAGYRLGTDIVFALDVAATEFFENGTYTFEGVEKTAEEMSSYYTKLADAYPIVSIEDPLAEDDWSGWRTLTASVGDRIQIVGDDLFVTNPQRIARGIAENAANSVLVKVNQIGSLTETLDAVDLAHRAGFRCMMSHRSGETEDTTIADLAVATGCGQIKTGAPARSDRVAKYNQLLRIEEELADAARYAGSGAFPRYRSA
- a CDS encoding DUF501 domain-containing protein gives rise to the protein MTVVPPQEPAASSVPLPRREPATPADLVAVAGQLGRPPRDTRAVAHRCPCGVPDVVETTPRLADGTPFPTLFYLTCPRATAACSRLESAGLMKEMADRLVEDPELAARYRAAHEDYLRRREAIGHVPEIAGISAGGMPDRVKCLHVHLGHALAAGPGVNPFGDEVLRLVEPWWAGGPCVAVPADE